Genomic window (Daucus carota subsp. sativus chromosome 5, DH1 v3.0, whole genome shotgun sequence):
gcCATTCGCCGAGATTAGTTGTACTCTGACGGATTGTTAGCTTTTCTCTTAACCCCCCATTCCAGATTGTTGTGCTTATGTGATTAGCTTGGTCATAAAGCATAGAATTATCGACTGGGCCACAACAATCATTCGCCatatctacaaataaaattagatcATGTTATTATTCTCAACGTCAACAAACCAAACTCCAAATtaaattccaaatcaaactaaaatatcCAACTTCATCAAAATCTACACtatcaaactcaaaatccaaataaaatccaacaaaaaaattcaaaatcaccaaattctacaatataaaactccaaatcaaaatcaaattccaacttttccaaaatcaccACTACCATActcaaaatccaacaaaaaatccaacaaaaaaattcaacttcaccaaattctacaatattaaactccaaatcaaaatcaaattccaacttttccaaaatcaccACTACCATAcaaaaaatccaacaaaaaaatgcaacttcaccaaattctacaatattaaactccaaatcaaaattaaattccaatttttcCAAAATCTATACTTTCATACTTAAAATCTAACAAAAAATTTCAACATAACCAAATTCtacaatattaaactccaaatcaaaatcaaattccaacttttccAATATCACCACTATCATACtcaaaaatccaacaaaaaaattcaacttcaccaaattctacaatattaaactccaaatcaaaatcaaaatccaacttttccaaaatctacactatcatactcaaaatccaacaaaaaattcaactataaaattcaactttaccaaattctacaatattaaactccaaatcaaactaCATATCCAATTTTACCAACAATCTAACTATCAAACTCAAAATCTAACTATATAACTAACAAATTTGAAATCAAACTATCTAACTAACAATCTAACTAACAAATTCGAAATCAAACCAAAAAAATCGACATATTACACACATATACAAGAAATACTCACCTTTTGCTGCTAGGATAACGTCGATTTGGGTTGAATTAGGTTGAATCACCCTCAAAATCGCCTTCAATCGATCTGGTGGTTGTGTTTTGGAATTAGGTTAAGTTAGTTTTCATCCACAATACGCTTTACAGTATAACGAACCCGGTTCCGCTGGAAAAAACCGGTTCGCTGTATTATGTAGCGTACATTTTGTTTCACTGGGTTTACGCTACATAATATAGCGGATACgctgtttaatattttaatcctCTTTTTAATCTTGACCGTTAGCTTCTTAATGGACGGTTAAAAATGAGGtggataaaattaataatttatccaaCTTTGGTTGTAGAAgatccccctatatatatatatatatatatatatatatatatatatatatatatattatttgtttgcCAATAAAGAAAAACCCGTTAATTAAACAGAATAAAATACAACAGACACAAACCCTTAAATGCCGATATAATCAAGTTGGAAAACAATTAACTGTTTTAtttcctgatcgtttaacatatagaatttaaaatttcttaaagttaaaaatgaaatcaaagataTTTCAAGCGATTCAAATTACACCATCATCCCAGATAGCTGCACCATCACAACTGAGTTTATCACATAAGAGTCATTATTTGATCAATGTTCAAAATTCTTAATCGCATAAACTATTATTGGAGGAGCGGCAGATCCCAACTATTTACATGTTGAATATCAgttatagacatgccgaaaatGTAAACCCATAATAAATGAACAATTCTTGATTGTAAAAGATGTGGTCTTATCATAATTACCGTCGACTCGTATTTGGCGCGGGCTTTCCAAATCCTCAAAAATATCAATAGACTTATTTTTCAACAGATCCAAAGTCGAATAAATCCAaacataactaaacaaaaaatataacaaaacattCTAAAAGGAGTGACAAAACAAACCCTCTAAAAAAGAGACACATAAATACCTAAAAAATTGAGTATAATTGAaagaaaatcaacaaaaatgaagaaaataaaAGGGGTTTGGGTTGTCCTTGAGAGAAAAACAAGTATAAGCCCTTGGACTATTTTGAAAAAGGACAAAGACAAagaattttttaagaaaaaactaATGATTGTTGTGAATTGATTGTTATAGTCAAAGGTAAAATAGTAAGGCTAGGTTTTAGGAGTAGAAATGTTACAATGCATTTAATGCTCTTGTGCTATCTTTTGCTATAAATAGCTTGCATCAGTGAATGAATAGATTGCACCCGAGCTTTCTTTCTATGCTCAGCTTCTTACCCTCCTTCTGTTAAATTTAGTAGCTCTCTGGTTGTTCTTTTATAGCTAATATATtacaacacgttatcagcacgaagCCCTGCCGGAACTGAgaagatataattttatttaaatgtacatatatataagcaGACGTGGTTATACCCtctacaaataatttaaatatatgtgaccGGAGTAGACGTGGTTACACCTTCTACTAATATTTTAACTACATATGGCCGGAGCACCGCCTATTTACGGTACCATATAATTTTGGGTAATACCGAAATATAGTGGGAaccttaatttataaattgccTGCCTATCGGATAATAATTCTTTTGTGCCTAACTAACTTATGCAGGATTTTccacttaaatatattattggttGGAGATAACCTGTATACGTAGACGTCCGTATGGCGGGTGAAAATCCAtttgtcattttatatatagatcTATTTATAATATCGATGATAATAATGatgtacaaatttattattgctTACTTGTTAACGCACCAGATTCAGTAggattttatgtaatatttatattgaaaatttaagtTAATAATTTTGGTGTTAAATTCATATTATAATGACAAATCTTACAAACTTGTCGTTCGTTGCATTGGACATTTCTGGGGAGAATTATCTATCGTGGGTACAAGATGTAAAGTTGCATTTGGGTTCAAAGAAATTAAGCAACACAATAAAGGCAGAAAACACATCCACGATCGAAGAAAACTTTACCTCTATTATTTTTCTCCGACACCACATGCATGAAGATTTAAAATCTGAGTACCTAGAAGTCGAGGATCCCTTTATTTTATGGGAAAATCTAAAGGATAGGTTCGATCATCAGAAACTAGTTTATCTACCTGCAGCTGAAAATGATTGGGCTAATCTAAGGCTTCAAGATTTTAAGAGTGTTCGGGCATATAGCTCAGCCCTATTCAAAATAAGTTCTAGGCTCATTATGTGTGGTGAGGTTGTTACTGAGAAAAGAAAGATCGACAAAACATTATCTACTTTTCATCCCAATAATATCAACTTAGGCGAGATGTACAGGGAGCGCAAGTTTGCTAAGTTTGGGGATCTCCTTTCAACCCTCCTTGTTGCCGAGCAGAATCATGATTGGTGATTAAGAATTATCAATCCCGTCCAACGGGATCTGCCCCTTTACCAGAAGTAAATAACACGACATTCCAGCAGAATAATGTACGTGGAAAAGGGCATAGAGGTGGATGTGGCCATAGTCGCTACCGTGGACGAGGCCATGGTCGTGGGCATTTTCGTCCTTATAATAGCTCTGGTCACCAGAAGTGGCAACCTGAAACACAGAGCAAAAGAAAGGCACCACAAGGAGGGAAAACTGACAATTtatgtcacaagtgtggaatgGAAGGGCATTGGTCACGTAATTGTTATATCCCCCAACATCTTGTTGATTTATATCAGTCATCTAAAAGATCGAAAGGAAAAATGGTGGAAACCAATTTCGCTAACAACTTAGATGATTCTCTTATAATATCAACCGGGGGAATAAGCGTTAATGGTCCTAATGAGTCTAACGAAACTCCCATGTGGGAGGCTGAGGATCagtttcataaaattattatcaactGGAGGAATGAGCATCAATGGTCCGAATTACTATAGTTACTAGTGTGTACTGTGTGCTTTATTTGATCTATGTAATGTGTTATGTTcttatcaaataaattatgtttcttaattatatacagAATGGATTCTGAAGATATATGCATTGCTGATTGTGGTACAACTCATACGATTCTACAAAATCGAAAATACTTTACCCATATAACCAAAACCGAAGCTCAAGTTGGAACGATTTTTGGCGTATCTAATATAATCGAAGGTTTTGGAAAAGCTAGTTTTGTCTTACCTAATGGTACGCACATACATATTCCAAATGCATTATTTTCTAGTAAGTCCACTAGAAATCTTCTTAGTTTTAAGGATATTAGATTTAACAATTTTCACATCGAAACCACTTCTAAGGCTGGTAAAGAATATCTCCTTATTACTTCTACTAATTCTAGCAACaagaaaatcttagaaaagTTTCACTCACTTTCCTCAGGATTATATATGATGAAAATCAGAACCATTGAGTCACACAATATCATTGCTTCCAAACTCATAGATCCAAAATCATTTTCCCTTTGGCATGAGAGATTAGGTCATCCCGGAGTCTCTATGATGCGTCGCACTATAGAAAATTCTACTGGACATCCTCTTAGAGATCTTAAAGTTCTTTCCAAAAATGACCTTccatgttcagcatgttctttagGAAAGCTGATTACTAGGCCATCTCCTACTAAAGTTAAGCTTGAAAGTCCAAGTTTTCTAGAAAGGATCCAAGGCGACATATGTGGACCTATCCACCCATCATCTGGTCCATTTAGGTACTTTATGGTACTAATAGATGCCTCAACTAGATGGTCTCATGTTTGTCTTCTCTCAACTCGTAATGATGCTTTTGCAAAATTACTTGCCCAGATAATCAAGTTCCGAGCTCAATTCCCAGACCATTGTATCAAGTCGATTCGTTTAGATAATGCCGGCGAATTCACAGTTCCTCATGTACATACACAGAATGGGTTAGCCGAGTCCTTTATCAAAAGACTTCAACTTATTGCAAGACCATTATTATTGAAAGCCAAATTACCTACATCTATTTGGGGTCATGCAATACTTCATGCTGCTAATCTTATTAGGATTAGACCAACTGCCTATAACCAACATTCTCCACTACAACTGGTACTTGGTCAAATTCCTAATATTTCTCACTTCAAGATATTCGGAAGTGCTGTATATGTACCTATTGCTCCACCACAAAGATCGAAGATGGCAGCTCAAAGAAGAATAGGTATCTACGTTGGTTTTGATTCGACATCAATAATCAGATATCTTGAACCACTAACTGGAGACTTATTTACTGCACGATATGCAGATTGTCATTTTGACGAGTCTTTGTTTCCTCCCTTAGGGGGAGATAAACATGTGAATAAGGTTAATCCTGACATAACATGGAATGCGTCAGGATTACATTTTCTAGATCCACGTACCGGTCAATGCGAACTTGAAGTTAAAAGAATTATCCATATGCAAAATATCGCAAACCAAATGCCTGACGCATTTAACGATTctaaaaatgtaataaaatctCATATACCTGCAGTAAACACTCCGCCTAGAATAGATATAccaattcaaaaatcaaatacaaatgaATTGGTTACAGATTCAAAGCCACGCCTGAAGCGTGGTAGACCGGTCGGTGCAAAAGATGTTGcaccaagaaaaagaaaaacaaagaaaattgcCCCTGAAGTGGCACATGCTCCAGAAGAAGCAAATACCCCTGAAGTGGTATTATCTCCTGAAGAGATTCCCGTCCCTGAAGATTCGGGATTAAACAATCatgaaatttcaataaattatgtGCATGATTTGAAATTATGGGATCGAAGTAAAGCCATAATCGATGATGTATTTGTGTATTCTGCGGCATTGGATGTCGACATAAATTCTGATCCtgaaccacaaagtgtggaTGAATGCCGTCGAAGAAAAGACTGGCTAAAATGGAAAGACGCAATTCAAACAGAATTAAATTCGTTGCGCAAAAGAGAAGTATTTGGACCTGTTGTCCAAACACCAATCGGTGTGAACCCTGTTGGGAATAAATGGGTATTCATAAGAAAACgaaatgaaaagaatgaaattgtgagatataaAGCCCGACTTGTAGCACAAGGGTTTTCTCAAAGACCTGGCATTGATTATCACGAGACATACTCGCCAGTAATGGATGGAATTACTTTTCGTTTTATATTAGGTATGACATCAAAAGAAAAATTGGAAACACGTCTTATGGACGTTGTTACTGCATATGGATCACttgatagtgatatttttataaaaatcccagAAGGATTAAAAATGGACGAGTTCAAGAAACCTCGTCATATATACTCCATTAAACTTCAACGATCATTGTATGGATTGAAACAATCTGGTCGTATGTGGTATAACAGACTTAGTcgttatttacaaaagaatggGTATATTAgtaatcaaatttgtccatgtgtttttatcaaaaaaatcacaattggGTTTTGTGATTATTGctgtatatgtggatgatttaAACCTTGTAGGTTCAGCTACAGAGGTTGATGAAGCTGTCATATATCTAAAGACagagtttgaaatgaaagatcttgGGAAGACAAAGTATTGTCTTGGTATACAAGTCGAGCACTTGTCATCGGGAATTTTCCTCCACCAATCTACATATACTGAAAAGGTTTTGAGCAGATTTTACATGGATAAATCTCATCCGTTGACTACTCCAATGGTGGTTAGATCTTTAGAACCAGATAAAGATCCATTTCGACCACgagaagatgatgaagaagtTCTTGGTCCTGAAATCCCATATCTTGGAGCTATTGGTGCACTCATGTATCTTGCAAATAATACAAGGTCAGATATTGCATTCGCTGTAAATTTATTGGCTCGATTTAGTTCTGCTCCGATGGCCAGACACTGGAATGGGATCAAACATATATTTCGTTATCTTCGTGGAACAATTGATTTTGGGCTATTCTTCCCGGAAAACTCGACATCTCAGTTGATTGGATATGCAGACGCTGGATATCTATCAGATCCTCATTTTGGCAAATCACAAACTGAATATGTATTCACATATTGCGGTACTGCCATTTCTTGGAAATCCACGAAGCAAACTACAGTGGCAACCTCAACAAATCACTCGGAACTAATTGCGATTCATGAAGCCAGTAGAGATTGTGTTTGGTTACGATCTATTATCAAGAATATTCAAGAATCGTGTGGATTACAGGACATCACAAGAAGTCCTACTGTTATGTTTGAGGATAACACTGCATgcattgatcaactcaaagaAGGATATATCAAAGGAGACAGGACGAAGCATATTTCACCAAAATTCTTCTATACTCATGAGCTTCAAAAGAATGGTGAAATCGATGTACAACAAATTCAATCATGTGACAACCTTGCAGACTTATTCACAAAATCGTTGCCAAATTCAACATTTGCAAAGCTGCGAAGTAACATTGGAATTCGTCGACTCAAAGATCTGCTGCAGCAAAACTTCAGTGATTGATGTTTTCATCCAAGGGGAgattgtactctttttccttcatcAAAGTTTTTATCCCACTGGGTTTTTCTTTGATAAGGTTTTAATGAGGCAATCTATGATCCATGTACAATAACAATCAAAGGGGAGTGTTGTGAATTGATTGTTATAGTCAAAGGTAAAATAGTAAGGCTAGGTTTTAAAAGTAGAAATGTTACAATGCATTTAATGCTCTTGTGCTATCTTTTGCTATAAATATCTTGCATCAGTGAATGAATAGATTGCACCCGAGCTTTCTTTCCATGCTCAGTTTCTTACCCTCCTTCTGTTAAATTTAGTAGCTCTCCGGTTGTTCTTTTATAGCTAATATATTACAACAATGACTTATTTTTTTCaacaaaatcattttaaatgaCCGCATTCGTGTTTCTCTAGAGCCTTCCgtacataaaataattttgggTGGTTGCATCATGCACGACTCTGCCTATCTGTTTACTACTCATATACGTAGTACTAATTGGATGCTTAGTGGAAGGTCCGTTGGCAGTTAGTATggttgttactccctccgtcccaatgaattttatacagtttcctttttgggacgtcccaccaattgtatacataccaaaagtagtaacttttataatataaaataacattacaccaactactttcttccactatctccatttcataataatataaacactattacacccactactttcctccactatctccattctataataatataaacactattacacccactactttcctccactatctcaaatctattattaaatatacatgggtcccatcactatactcacttttcatctaactttactcattttttacactttttcttggtctccgtgtcccagccatttgtatataaatgactgggacggagggagtagttataCTCGTCACCATAAAATTCAATGCATCATTAACTTCCACTTTCACCCCGCACCCAATTGTTTATATTAGATTTGGACACagaggctaagaaatatatataaagtagtggaaaaatgaaagaaaagtgggtgaagtggtaggacctattgatttttaatatataaaaatagagattttggagtaaaagtagtgtgaagaggaagaaaaagtggGCAAGTAGGGAAAGTAATGAGACTTATTacctaatttaaaaaaatttagttatgtaaaaaaatgagtggAACATCCAAAAGAAGAACTATAAAGAATGtcttgggacggagggagtatagtttTTTCACCGCAGAGTAAGGACTGAGCGCCAAAATCTCTTACACGTGTACTATGCTCAAATCAGCTACGAGATGTGATTTCAGTACTCCATCAATGAGCCTTTTGCTGCTTAGCGGCTAAGGCTTGTACTTTGTCGTCCCAGGTCTTGACTCTTGATTCGAGATTGATTCAtctaaaaatttaatagaacAGGTACTCATTTGTAAGATTATAAGTTATAGTATTTGTTAAAAGAAAAATGAttgttcttttttatatttctaccCATATTTATTGTCTTGactttctataatattttatttggattgcGTTTAAGGGAGAaccaatatttaaaataaaatcttagAATCACAAGTTCTGCTGCAGCACcctaaaatttaaatagattttcaagATTCAAatgtaaatacatattttttgcatcgttgtgtttgctcaaaaataatttcaaaatataatacataaatatgatattttttccgAGTgtagttctgctgcagaataggattaatactagaaataaggttaAAAGTTGTAAGGGTTCTTAGGCTAGGGGTTCTAAGTAGAACATGGTCAGTATTACTTATATGGTACATtgtaaatgataaatataaaaggGTAGGAATCAAAAATTGTTGATAAATATgcattgaaaagaaagaaactcaattattttgagataaatattttgggatggagggagtaacccGTAATTTGCTGTTTTGGTGAGTGCAATGATTTTATTAGGAGACATGTTCGGATATGATCTTCATCAATCTTCTACTTCAATACATGCAAGTTGcaactatgttattttttgacatatttAGGTGTTGTCTTAACTTCCCTTCAACACAATCCAGAAGACATGGTACCCCTCCGCCCGCCGGTTAACTGAGGAACTCTAAAAACTGTGTTTggtgattttgatttatatatgcatgtaattGTGTAACGATTATTTATGTAATacaaaattgataaatttatataacatataaaaagtaaaattatttaatatataatattaaataaaatgatagaaattttaatataatattagaaataaaaattatatattgagatttaaaataaataaaaagattattaaaatgagttgatatattaatatattattatattaa
Coding sequences:
- the LOC108221350 gene encoding uncharacterized protein LOC108221350; translated protein: MTNLTNLSFVALDISGENYLSWVQDVKLHLGSKKLSNTIKAENTSTIEENFTSIIFLRHHMHEDLKSEYLEVEDPFILWENLKDRFDHQKLVYLPAAENDWANLRLQDFKSVRAYSSALFKISSRLIMCGEVVTEKRKIDKTLSTFHPNNINLGEMYRERKFAKFGDLLSTLLVAEQNHDW